A stretch of the Lolium perenne isolate Kyuss_39 chromosome 3, Kyuss_2.0, whole genome shotgun sequence genome encodes the following:
- the LOC127340500 gene encoding uncharacterized protein, producing MMDEEDEDGVEDELDSDQSGGSDNSDDNEKEDPIPSSWNHDMSEAMIVDDRHDSAWEYTMNTISIGARYADKRYLQEAITQWAMNTQRVFRTTVSSQKFLIVVCSDARCPSRVHGYCPKYDTTWVVSDFVPHTCVLKSMLLDHRNLTSTLLARLLYKEIVENKVMGVKAIQQRVHLKYKYVISYGKAWRAKQTALEMRFGTFLDAYDGVVHLLQTLKDRNPGTYVDIEDFGIPEFPNVRVLHRVFFAFSICIEAFNHCRPVMCVDGTFLTGKYMGQILTAIGMDGNNRIVPLVFAF from the coding sequence atgatggacgaggaagacgaggatggaGTGGAGGATGAGCTTGACTCAGATCAATCCGGTGGATCCGATAATTCAGATGACAACGAGAAGGAGGATCCGATCCCCTCTTCTTGGAACCATGATATGTCGGAGGCAATGATAGTGGATGACCGGCATGATTCTGCCTGGGAGTACACCATGAACACCATCTCAATTGGTGCTAGATATGCTGACAAGAGATATCTGCAGGAAGCTATCACTCAGTGGGCAATGAACACGCAAAGGGTATTCAGAACCACCGTTTCAAGTCAGAAATTCTTGATAGTGGTCTGCAGCGATGCTAGATGTCCATCAAGGGTGCATGGGTACTGCCCGAAGTATGACACAACATGGGTTGTGAGCGACTTCGTGCCGCACACCTGTGTCCTTAAGAGTATGCTGCTGGATCACCGAAACCTTACCTCCACTCTGCTTGCTCGCCTGTTGTACAAGGAGATTGTAGAGAATAAAGTGATGGGGGTTAAAGCCATCCAGCAAAGAGTTCACCTTAAATATAAGTATGTAATTTCATATGGCAAGGCATGGAGGGCCAAACAGACGGCACTGGAGATGAGATTCGGGACCTTCCTAGATGCTTATGACGGTGTCGTCCATCTCCTCCAGACATTAAAGGACCGGAATCCGGGCACCTATGTGGACATAGAAGACTTTGGGATACCAGAGTTCCCTAATGTCAGGGTTCTGCATAGGGTGTTTTTCGCATTCAGCATATGCATCGAGGCTTTCAACCACTGTCGTCCGGTGATGTGTGTAGATGGAACTTTTCTGACTGGCAAGTACATGGGTCAGATTCTGACAGCCATTGGAATGGACGGCAACAATCGAATTGTGCCTCTCGTATTTGCATTCTGA